Proteins encoded by one window of Rhodamnia argentea isolate NSW1041297 chromosome 6, ASM2092103v1, whole genome shotgun sequence:
- the LOC115748515 gene encoding acyl carrier protein 1, chloroplastic-like translates to MASATGNSICMKLVSCSLKPTQPSNSGISSLRSVSVPINTKGYPSLVSRRGSSRIQVFCAAKPETVNKVCAIVRKQLALPDDSAVTGESKFAALGADSLDTVEIVMGLEEEFGISVEEESAQSITTVQEAADMIEKLIEKNAA, encoded by the exons ATGGCGTCTGCTACTGGAAACTCCATTTGCATGAAGCTCGTTTCGTGCTCTTTGAAGCCGACCCAG CCATCAAACAGCGGAATTTCAAGTCTGAGATCAGTCTCAGTGCCTATCAATACGAAAGGCTATCCATCTCTTGTATCACGCCGAGGTTCATCTCGTATTCAGGTTTTCTGTGCG GCCAAGCCCGAGACAGTGAACAAGGTCTGTGCAATAGTGAGGAAGCAGTTGGCACTGCCAGATGACTCTGCTGTTACAGGAGAGTCTAAGTTTGCTGCACTTGGAGCTGATTCTCTCGATACG GTGGAGATTGTGATGGGGCTTGAGGAGGAATTCGGGATCAGTGTGGAGGAAGAGAGTGCTCAGAGCATCACCACTGTCCAAGAGGCTGCTGATATGATTGAGAAGCTCATTGAGAAAAATGCtgcttaa
- the LOC115748485 gene encoding classical arabinogalactan protein 27-like: MFKKRHHFLIIRMASSWLASAIIVSLMAPPSQSLSSELSSGTPATTAISSSPPLPSDPLVPPFQELSPDIAPLLPSPGGAAPASGSSSSVPTIPSNPSPPNPDDAPLGPGSAVAPEDPLMASSAIRTKPIEAKNAVAFPMWAAFWAMQLLEM; encoded by the coding sequence ATGTTCAAGAAAAGGCATCATTTCTTGATCATTAGAATGGCGTCTTCTTGGCTCGCGTCGGCAATCATTGTGTCCCTCATGGCTCCGCCTTCGCAATCTCTCTCTTCCGAGCTCAGTTCGGGGACCCCCGCCACCACCGCGATCTCGTCCTCGCCGCCGCTGCCATCGGACCCTCTCGTGCCTCCTTTCCAAGAGCTCTCCCCGGACATCGCCCCTCTTCTGCCCTCCCCGGGGGGCGCCGCGCCGGCCTCCGGCAGCTCCTCCTCCGTGCCCACCATCCCCTCCAACCCGAGCCCGCCGAACCCGGACGACGCCCCTCTCGGCCCGGGCTCCGCAGTGGCGCCGGAGGACCCGTTGATGGCTTCCTCAGCAATTCGCACAAAGCCAATTGAAGCCAAGAACGCGGTTGCATTTCCTATGTGGGCAGCATTTTGGGCAATGCAGCTTCTGGAAATGTga